The window CGCGACGTCGTCCTCGCCGGTGACTCGGCGGCGACGGTCGCGCTGGCGCGCCACGCGTGCGCGGTGATGTTGCGGGTCGGTCATCACGTGATGGCGCCGGTCGGGCTGTCCGATGCGCTGGTCGCGATCGGTACCGGATGGGGACGCCCCGGCGGTGGCACGTCGTCGATATTCCACGACGAGGAACTCGACGGACCGCTGCCGCAGCAGGGCCGCACCATCGTGCTGACCACCGACGCCGAACGGCACACCGTGTCCGCGCGGCTGCGCGGATTCGACGACGTGTACGTTGTCAACGCCAACGACGTCCCCGACGTCGCGGCACCAGGGGGGAACAGCGAGCCGGGCTCAGCCACGACGCCCGGATCTGCGCGTCCCGAACAACAATTGGCGCTGTTGGCCGTTCGCCTGGAGATGGCGGCGGTCTACCGGCGGCTGGTTCGAGGTTGAGACGAGTGCATCTGCTCAGAGGCGCGGTGCGGACCTACGCATGGGGTTCGCGCACCGCAATCGCCGAATTCGTCGGCGCGCCGAGTCCCACACCGCATCCCGAGGCCGAGCTGTGGTTCGGTGCGCATCCCGGTGACCCGGCATGGTTGCAGACCGAAGACGGGGAGCGCTCCCTGCTCGACGCGCTGCGCGCCGACCCGGAGGGTGAACTCGGATCCGCGGTCCGCGGGCGGTTCGGCGACACGCTGCCGTTCCTGGTCAAGGTGCTCGCCGCCGACGAGCCACTCTCGCTGCAGGCGCACCCGAGCACCGAACAGGCCGTCGAGGGTTTCGCGCGCGAGGACAGGATGGGCATCCCGGTCACCGCCCCCGACCGCAACTACCGCGACCCCAGCCACAAGCCCGAGATCATCGTGGCGCTCAGCCGGTTCGAGGCACTCGCCGGATTCCGTCCCGCCGCGCGCTCGGTCGAGCTGATGCAGGCCCTCGGTGTCGCCGACCTCGACCAGTACATCGGCCTGCTGTCCGGTCAGCGCGACGAGGACGGTCTGCGGGCCCTGTTCACCACGTGGATCACCTGTCCGCAGCCCGACCTCGACGTGCTGGTGCCCGCTGTCATCGACGGCGCGATCAACTACGTGCGTTCGGGGCAGCAGGAATTCGCCCGTGAGGCCAAGACCATCCTCGAACTGGGTGAGCGCTACCCCGGAGACGCCGGCGTGCTCGCGTCGATGCTGCTCAACCGGCTGTCGCTGGCGCCGGGGGAGGCGCTGTACCTGCCTGCCGGAAACCTGCACGCCTACCTGGAGGGTGTCGGCGTCGAGGTGATGGCCAACTCCGACAATGTGCTTCGCGGCGGTCTGACCCCAAAGCACGTCGACGTGCCGGAACTGCTGCGGGTGCTGGACTTCACCCCCGCCGAGGACGTCCTCGTGGTTCCGGAGACGATCCGCGGCGGAGCCGAGATCGTCTACCCGACGCCGGCGCCCGAGTTCGCGGTGTCGATCCTGCACCTCGACGGTGACTCCCTCGGGCACGAGATCGACGCGCCGA is drawn from Mycolicibacterium gilvum and contains these coding sequences:
- the manA gene encoding mannose-6-phosphate isomerase, class I, with product MHLLRGAVRTYAWGSRTAIAEFVGAPSPTPHPEAELWFGAHPGDPAWLQTEDGERSLLDALRADPEGELGSAVRGRFGDTLPFLVKVLAADEPLSLQAHPSTEQAVEGFAREDRMGIPVTAPDRNYRDPSHKPEIIVALSRFEALAGFRPAARSVELMQALGVADLDQYIGLLSGQRDEDGLRALFTTWITCPQPDLDVLVPAVIDGAINYVRSGQQEFAREAKTILELGERYPGDAGVLASMLLNRLSLAPGEALYLPAGNLHAYLEGVGVEVMANSDNVLRGGLTPKHVDVPELLRVLDFTPAEDVLVVPETIRGGAEIVYPTPAPEFAVSILHLDGDSLGHEIDAPTQHDGPQILLCTQGAATVQAKGSAVALKRGAAAWVGADDGPIRLSAQEPTRLFRVTVGI